Below is a window of 'Nostoc azollae' 0708 DNA.
TAAGAACGTATGAAATTTTTAACTACGGAAGTCCTAAACTTCTGTATTCCTTGATTCAATTATAGTAGTTTTTACCATTCAATTATAGTAGTTTTCACCAAAAAAAGAACATTTATGTTCGCAATTAATAATGTGCAAATTCGGTGGAGTTTCATATCCTGGAGATATATGGCTTTTTAAAGTGGCATGACCAGTCAAAAAACTCAATTAAGTCTCAAAATTGCTGTAGTTGGCGATGTTCATGAGCAATGGGAAGTAGAAGATGGTTTAGCACTCAAGCATTTGGGTGTTGATTTAGTGTTGTTTGTGGGGGATTTTGGGAATGAGTCGGTAGAGGTGGTGCGGGTGATCGCTTCTCTGGACATTCCTAAGGCTGCCGTAATGGGAAACCATGATGCTTGGTATACTGCTACTGAATGGGGAAGAAAAAAGTGTCCCTACGACAGAACGAAGGAAGACTGGTTGCAAAAACAGCTAGATTTACTAGGTGTTGCCCATGTTAGTTACAGCAAGTTAGATTTCCCGGAGTGGAATTTGACTGTGGTGGGAGGTCGTCCTTTTACCTGGGGTGGCCACGAGTGGAGATTTGCGGATATCTGTGCAGAACGCTATGGTATTTCCTGCTTGGAAGAGTCCGCTGAAAAAATCTTTCAGGTAGTCAAAAGTGCAGCTTGTGAGAATATCATCTTTTTAGGACATAATGGACCAAGTGGTTTAGGTGATCGCCCAGATGACCCCTGTGGGAAAGATTGGCATCCTGTAGGTGGTGACTTTGGTGATCCAGACTTAGCTGAAGCCATTTCCTTATGTCTCAACACAGCAAAAACCATCCCCTTAGTTACCTTTGGTCACATGCACCGCACCCTTCGCCATACTAAGAAGACGCAAAGAAGGGCTGTGTTTAGAAGTCCAGAAGGAATCATCTACCTAAATGCAGCTAATGTACCGCGAATTATCGAAATAGATGGCGTAAAATTACGGAATTTTTCCCTGGTTTCCCTAGAAGGGAGTGTGGTGACAAAGGCTTCTACGATTTGGGTGAGTAATGACTTCCGAGTGGTATCAGAAGAACTTCTTTATAATTCTTAACCTTCAGTGGTGCAATCTGCGTAATTATAGGTTATGATTTTGTCTGTCAGTTTTTGTGTCCAACACCCTGACAGATAATTTGGAGAGGTGGCAGAGTGGTCGATTGCGTCCGACTTGAAATCGGATGAGGCTAAAACCTCCGGGAGTTCGAATCTCCCCCTCTCCGTTGAAAAAACTTAATTTTTACAACGGCTTACACTTTGATTTGTTCTTGCTTAGTACCTCTTGAATTATTCAAGTTAGGAAAAACTATTTATCAGTAAGTTCTAACTAAAGCAATGCTGTAATAGACTCATTTTCTTTATCATACAAAGCATTCAGGTAGTCGCGCTGACGTACACCTTGAATGTTGCTACCCTTCAATAGTTGATAAAACAACAGTCTAGAGGAATCTTCATGCAAGAGTATATGACTTCCTCCTTGCCATGTCTGTCTTGTGAGAAATTTTTAGCTTCCTTCTTCGCGTGACTCAAATAAAATCGGAATAATTTTACGGCTTCTTCTTCATTTCTTATAGGTGAAAGTTGAACTTCGTTAGCAAGATGACCTCTAATAGCTGGAAGCATTTCACGGTAAAGATTAAGAGGATCTATAGTTACAGCAACCATTAAGAAAAGATATTTAGGTAGTGCATTAATTAAAGCCTGCAGAGCAGATAAATATCTTAAAATAATATTTTCTGATAAGCTAAAGTCCTGTTTTTCTAGTTCATCAAGAACGATAAGAATACCTTCTGAAGTTGTAAGGATTCAGGTTTAAGGTAGAGGGATTAAAAAAGGTGTATAGAAAGCAGAGTGAACCATAGCTTTCATAGGTTGGTCAAAAAACTCAACTAGAGAAAGTGCTTGACGGCGACAAGTTTGTGTAACCGTCAATAAATTGGCAGTATGCTGGAATAGCGCCAGAGAAATAGAACTAACACAGACTTTTCCTTGTATCAGTGCTAAATCTAACCTTGGTTCAGCTAAATTATGATCAAGGTCTATTGCCTAAGGAAGGTAAAAGTTTACCAGGTTCCCCTGGGGCTTGATCAATCAATGAATGGAAGATTCAACTTTTGGTTGAAACTAGGATGGGCAAGTCAAGAATTCATGAAGGTTTTGGGTTTGTTGGAATAAAGGGTAGTTTTTAAAACCTTCATCTATGAGGTCGATGAATTTTGTGCCAATTTCTTGGTGATTGAAGCCAGGAATCTTGATTAGTGTCTTGAAGTGACGGGGTAGGGTAGATGTGCCTGACATTTCTGTTGAGCTGTGACCGCATAACCGTTATAGGTAGTAAAGTCATCAGAACTGAGTACACCAGAGTAACTTGACCCCACAATCGATTCTAATTCGCCAGGATAAGGAGTATCAGACCCATGAAATCAAGGAAAGTCACTATTGGCAAAAATCCATAACCATTGTTTCAGCCCTTTGACTACCCAGGGTGTTTCATCCCCAAGGATATGAGGCTAGGTTTGTTTTATCCACTGTTTGAGGCTATGAATACTTTGAGCCACTGTACTGTCTATTCCTTCATTGGTACCTACTAATGTTCCCACTCCAATTTCTATTTGACCCAGTTCCCACAACAACAAGTGTTGTTTTTCATAGGCTCAATGGCCCTAGTTATTGATCCATCCCAAACAAGATTGTAGTGTGATTCCTATATCTTGTCCCGGTACTATCTCTGGTGACCAGTGTGCCCTTTCTGTTTCCGCACACACACTGCAAGTCCACGTATATCTTTCATATTCTACTATTTGGATTGGCCTGTCCACCAAGTCCCTACTTGTTGTGTTTGGATTTTTATTGGTTCGCCAAACAAGTGCCCCTGACTTCACCATCCATAGACTTGCCGTCCCACTATCTCAAATTTATTCTATCTATTCCAACAAACACCTTTCTCCTTTTTCCCCTCTGCCCTGGTTGTCCTCCTAGTTTCCGCTTTCGTGTCTGGTTTTCTTCTGGTTTCTCTTCTTGTTTGTTCTCGGTTTCTTTGAGGATGTCTCCCAAGGGTGGTTTGGATCATGTTATGGTCTCTAAATCTCCACTGACTTTGAGTTTCTCTATTTCTTTTTCCAATTCTACTACTCTATTTATTAGGTTCTCTATACTTTTCCCCTGGTCAATAATGACTCCTACCAGTTGCTCTGTTCCCAACTGCTTCAATATGTCTCTGTCTAGTTTTGGTCCCAGCTTCTTTTCCATAACTGCTATATTCTGCCTCACCTATCACACTTGTTAATACTCCACCACCTGAATCCTTACAAAGGATTGACTTAGCAATTGATAGAACCAATTGGAACCGGATAAATTCATTTATGGTGAGCGTCATTTGTGGTAAAAGAGCATTCCCAATCCATTTTAAATTATTGCCCTCCAGGAAAGAGGCTATATTTTAGAAGTTACTCATGTAACTGGTTAACGCTTTATTTCGCTAGTTTTATTGATAGCAATTACTTACTCTTCTGCAACAATTCAGGGTCAATAGATTAAACGTAAAGGAATACAGAAATATATTGCTCGTATTAAAGAATATGCTCGGTCGGAACTAAGACATAGTAGTTTTTATTTCGGTTGATATGGTCAAACTTGGGTCAATTTCAAGGATATTTGTATGGATTTGGTTACGGAATTAATGAAATTAATTTTAATAGTAGTATCTATCAATAAGGTCTAAGAAGTATGAGGCTTATAGAGTCTATCTTTTAGCTGATTTCCTCCCCCCTTCAGACTGTACTTTTACTACAACTACTAATTACTCAAGATGATACTCGTTCTTAGCTATTACTTTCAGGATCATCAATTCTAGTTGGTAATTTAACATTATTTGGTGCTCCTACCAATTCAATTACCCTTGAGACTGGTACTGAGTTAGAATAAGCTCTCGCTAGGTAAAAGTCTTTACCTAAGTAGTGTTGATAATATATACTTTAATTGTAGTTTACTTATGGTTTAATTAGCGACTAAAAAACGTATCGGCGGAATAAGTAGGGGTAAGAGAAAAAAAGAAAAAGTTGAGGGTGGGACACAGGGCGTTATAAAATATGAGACATGAGGCAAAA
It encodes the following:
- a CDS encoding TIGR04168 family protein, whose product is MTSQKTQLSLKIAVVGDVHEQWEVEDGLALKHLGVDLVLFVGDFGNESVEVVRVIASLDIPKAAVMGNHDAWYTATEWGRKKCPYDRTKEDWLQKQLDLLGVAHVSYSKLDFPEWNLTVVGGRPFTWGGHEWRFADICAERYGISCLEESAEKIFQVVKSAACENIIFLGHNGPSGLGDRPDDPCGKDWHPVGGDFGDPDLAEAISLCLNTAKTIPLVTFGHMHRTLRHTKKTQRRAVFRSPEGIIYLNAANVPRIIEIDGVKLRNFSLVSLEGSVVTKASTIWVSNDFRVVSEELLYNS